Part of the Myxococcales bacterium genome is shown below.
GTCGGAGATCGCAGGAGGGTTGGTCGCCCCCCCAACAAAGCCGGTGATCTTGGGCGTCCCCTTGACGATGTGCCAGGTCTCGTCGTTGAGCTCCATTCTCACCATGATGTAGCCGGGGAAGAACTTGCGCTTGAAGTTGCGCTTCTGTCCCTTGACCATTTCGACGACGGACTCTTCCGGGATCAGCACCTCGTCAAATTGTTCTTCGAAGCCGAGGGCATTCGCTCGCTCGAGCAAACCCTGCTTGGCCCGGTTTTCCTGCCCCGAATATGTATGAACGATGTACCACTTCTTCTTGTCAACGGATCCCGCCGCGGCATCCGCGGGCTTTGCGACAACCGGCTCAGTCGCGGCCACGTCAGCCGACACTTCGGCCACATCGTCGTCCGGAGTACTACCCTTTGAGTCACTCATTGGATCACCATCCATTTCGAACTCGCAAAATCTCGTGCCAGGAAGGCAGTGCTCACTCGAGCACCTTCTTCATTATTTCGGCCAGCCCAAAGTCCACCACGCCGAGAACGAACGTGATGATGCTGACCACAACGATGACGCCCACCGTGCCTGCCATCGCCTCTCTCTGTGGAGGCCAAGAAATCTTGCGGTACTCGACGCCCACTTCTCGGAGATACTGCTGGGCGTTCTGGAACCACTCCGCTGGATTCATCGATTTCACGCTCCACTTAAAACTCGTAACCGTCTTTCAACCAACTGTTCAATCAACTGTTCCATCAATCAACCCAGTTTCCGGTCGGTCGTGCCTTCGACCCTTTCGCGCTGCGAACTTGGCAGGCGCGGAGGGAATCGAACCCCCAACCTCCGGATTTGGAGTCCGGTGCACTACCAATTGTGCTACGCGCCTAATCGAACTCCCGGCAAATCTGCGTCGCCCAATCTTTACTCGATCACCTCGGAGACCACGCCAGAACCCACCGTGCGGCCGCCCTCGCGGATCGCGAAGCGCAACTCCTTGTCCATTGCAATCGGGGTGATCAACTCCACCACCATCTCGACGTTGTCACCGGGCATCACCATTTCCGTTCCGTCCGGCAGCGTCGCGATACCCGTCACATCCGTCGTACGGAAGTAGAACTGAGGCCGATAACCATTGAAGAACGGCGTGTGACGCCCACCCTCGTCCTTGGTCAAGATATACGCCTGGGCCCGGAACTTCGTGTGCGGCGTGATCGATCCCGGCTTCGCCAGAACCTGGCCCCGCTCCACCTCGTCCTTGCCCGTGCCCCGGAGCAGACAACCCACGTTGTCGCCGGCCTGGCCCTCGTCCAGGATCTTCCGGAACATCTCGACACCCGTCACCGTCGTCTTCGTCGTGTCGCGAATACCGATGATCGCTACTTCGTCCCCCGTGTGAACGATGCCCTGCTCGATCCGGCCCGTCACCACCGTCCCGCGACCCGTGATCGAAAACACGTCCTCGATCGGCATCAAGAAATCGCGATCCAGCGCCCGCTCCGGCGTCGGAATCGCAGTGTCCAATGCGTCCATCAATTCGTCGATGCACTTGTTCGCGGTGTCATCGCTCGGATTTTCACCTGCCGCCAACGCCGAACCCATGATGATCGGAATGTCGTCGCCGGGAAATTCGTAGCTCGAAAGAAGCTCTCGCACTTCCATCTCGACCAGCTCCAGCAACTCGTCGTCGTCTACCTGGTCCACCTTGTTCATGAACACCACGAGGTGAGGAACGTTGACCTGGCGAGCCAAAAGCACGTGCTCACGGGTCTGGGGCATCGGGCCGTCGGCCGCGGAAACCACCAGGATCGCCCCGTCCATCTGGGCCGCGCCCGTGATCATGTTCTTCACGTAGTCCGCATGGCCGGGGCAGTCCACGTGTGCGTAGTGACGAGCTTCTGTCTGATATTCTACGTGGGC
Proteins encoded:
- the secE gene encoding preprotein translocase subunit SecE is translated as MNPAEWFQNAQQYLREVGVEYRKISWPPQREAMAGTVGVIVVVSIITFVLGVVDFGLAEIMKKVLE
- the tuf gene encoding elongation factor Tu; its protein translation is AHVEYQTEARHYAHVDCPGHADYVKNMITGAAQMDGAILVVSAADGPMPQTREHVLLARQVNVPHLVVFMNKVDQVDDDELLELVEMEVRELLSSYEFPGDDIPIIMGSALAAGENPSDDTANKCIDELMDALDTAIPTPERALDRDFLMPIEDVFSITGRGTVVTGRIEQGIVHTGDEVAIIGIRDTTKTTVTGVEMFRKILDEGQAGDNVGCLLRGTGKDEVERGQVLAKPGSITPHTKFRAQAYILTKDEGGRHTPFFNGYRPQFYFRTTDVTGIATLPDGTEMVMPGDNVEMVVELITPIAMDKELRFAIREGGRTVGSGVVSEVIE
- the nusG gene encoding transcription termination/antitermination protein NusG, with product MSDSKGSTPDDDVAEVSADVAATEPVVAKPADAAAGSVDKKKWYIVHTYSGQENRAKQGLLERANALGFEEQFDEVLIPEESVVEMVKGQKRNFKRKFFPGYIMVRMELNDETWHIVKGTPKITGFVGGATNPPAISDEEVARMTQRMKDGAEKPKPLITFEEGENVRVVDGPFANFSGFVDEVMPEKEKLRVMVQVFGRATPVVLDYTNVELA